Proteins encoded together in one Nitrospirota bacterium window:
- a CDS encoding sigma-70 family RNA polymerase sigma factor, translating to MNWKAPAVKSSSLTKAEDTVIARLKRGDEGAFDELVNQHHSALIRMAMGYVADREVAEEVVQDTWMAVIESLDRFEGRSSLRTWICGILIHKAKDRGVREKRHTTFSAFASYDDDNDEAVDPSRFQQSGEWAGHWAFPPQPWDERTPETLLASQQAVNAMQRAIESLPATLKEVLVLRDVEGVEAKEVCEMLKITETNLYVRLHRARERVRVAVETALG from the coding sequence ATGAACTGGAAAGCGCCGGCAGTCAAGTCATCCAGCCTGACGAAGGCCGAGGACACAGTCATCGCGAGACTCAAGCGCGGTGACGAAGGGGCCTTCGACGAATTGGTCAACCAGCACCACAGCGCGCTCATCCGAATGGCGATGGGCTACGTGGCAGATCGGGAAGTGGCTGAGGAAGTGGTCCAGGACACCTGGATGGCCGTGATTGAAAGTCTCGATCGGTTCGAAGGCCGTTCATCCCTTCGTACCTGGATCTGCGGGATTTTGATCCATAAGGCCAAGGATCGCGGCGTTCGCGAGAAGCGCCATACGACCTTCTCGGCCTTCGCGTCCTACGATGACGACAACGATGAAGCAGTCGATCCCTCCCGCTTCCAGCAGAGCGGCGAGTGGGCCGGTCACTGGGCCTTCCCCCCGCAGCCCTGGGACGAACGGACACCGGAGACACTGCTGGCCAGCCAGCAAGCGGTCAATGCGATGCAGCGGGCGATCGAATCCTTGCCGGCGACCTTGAAGGAGGTGCTCGTTCTCCGCGATGTGGAAGGGGTTGAGGCCAAGGAAGTCTGCGAGATGTTGAAGATTACGGAAACCAACCTCTATGTCAGGCTTCACCGGGCGCGAGAGCGAGTGAGAGTGGCAGTGGAAACGGCCCTCGGATGA
- a CDS encoding zf-HC2 domain-containing protein: MKNHPAPWVHTGVTCREVTDCASEYLDDNISILTKVRVGLHLVSCTHCRTYVQQIDLVSTALGNLPKLYPSPTNHLRLKQQFAARLAS; this comes from the coding sequence ATGAAGAACCATCCTGCACCGTGGGTCCACACCGGAGTCACCTGCCGCGAGGTTACAGACTGTGCTTCTGAGTACTTGGACGACAACATTTCCATCTTGACCAAAGTTCGAGTCGGGCTGCATCTTGTTTCCTGCACCCACTGCCGTACTTATGTGCAACAGATCGATCTTGTATCCACTGCGCTGGGCAATCTTCCCAAACTCTATCCATCGCCCACGAATCATCTCCGTCTGAAACAGCAGTTCGCCGCCCGTCTCGCCAGCTAG
- a CDS encoding cytochrome ubiquinol oxidase subunit I, giving the protein MASALIYDRLQFAFTCTFHYLFPQLTMGLALLLLYLRSRALLTGDDHYHQVARFWTKVFALSFAFGVVTGIPLEFQFGTNWAKFSNFAGGVIGQVLAMEGMLAFFLESSFLGILLFGEKRFSQRVQWFAALMLFIGSWLSGYFILATNAWMQHPVAYTVAPDGRLFVDSLSSLLTNPWLFWQYTHNMTAAVVTASFVMAALGAYYLLSEQHIKYAKTFLRTGVVAGAIAAVLMGFPTGHGNARQVFEHQPIKGAAFEGLFKTERGAGLLLIGQPNTETMTIDNPLIIPDALSVVVYDELYAEVKGLDAFPREDWPDNLPLLYYSYHVMVGLGTILVSLMGLAFLWLWRGRLFTANWLLWLLMLSAPFPYIATTAGWMTAEIGRQPWLVYGLLRTADGASPLVHSGNALFTLLGFLGLYLVLGLLFLFLIGETIRHGPSGHSRSPEQA; this is encoded by the coding sequence ATGGCGAGTGCGTTGATTTACGACCGTCTGCAATTCGCTTTCACCTGCACATTTCACTATCTCTTTCCTCAGTTGACGATGGGGCTGGCTCTGCTGTTGCTCTATCTGAGAAGCAGGGCTCTCCTTACCGGCGATGACCATTACCACCAAGTCGCGCGTTTCTGGACAAAGGTCTTTGCCTTGAGCTTTGCCTTCGGTGTCGTCACCGGCATTCCATTGGAATTTCAGTTCGGCACCAACTGGGCGAAGTTTTCCAACTTTGCCGGCGGAGTCATCGGGCAAGTGCTGGCTATGGAAGGCATGCTCGCCTTCTTTCTGGAATCGTCGTTCCTCGGCATCTTGCTGTTCGGCGAGAAACGATTCAGTCAGCGCGTGCAATGGTTCGCTGCGCTGATGCTCTTTATTGGTTCCTGGCTCTCGGGCTATTTCATTCTGGCGACCAACGCGTGGATGCAGCATCCCGTTGCCTACACGGTTGCCCCCGATGGTCGCCTGTTTGTAGACAGTCTCTCCAGCCTCCTCACCAATCCCTGGCTCTTCTGGCAGTACACGCACAATATGACGGCGGCGGTGGTCACGGCTTCATTCGTCATGGCGGCGCTGGGCGCCTACTATCTGCTCTCGGAGCAGCACATTAAGTATGCCAAAACCTTCCTCCGAACCGGCGTCGTGGCGGGGGCTATCGCCGCCGTGCTGATGGGATTTCCTACAGGCCACGGGAATGCCCGGCAGGTGTTCGAGCACCAGCCGATCAAGGGCGCGGCCTTTGAAGGCTTGTTCAAGACCGAGCGCGGTGCAGGCTTACTCCTGATCGGCCAGCCGAATACCGAGACGATGACGATCGATAATCCGCTGATCATTCCGGATGCGCTCAGTGTCGTGGTCTATGACGAGCTCTACGCCGAGGTGAAAGGGCTTGATGCCTTCCCACGCGAGGACTGGCCGGACAATTTGCCGCTGCTCTATTACTCGTACCATGTCATGGTTGGTCTTGGAACCATACTTGTGTCTCTTATGGGATTGGCGTTCCTCTGGCTCTGGCGGGGGCGTTTGTTTACCGCGAATTGGCTGCTTTGGCTACTCATGCTGTCTGCGCCGTTTCCCTATATCGCGACGACTGCCGGCTGGATGACGGCCGAAATAGGACGTCAGCCCTGGCTCGTCTACGGTTTGTTGCGCACGGCAGACGGGGCTTCACCACTCGTCCATTCTGGCAATGCGCTGTTTACCTTGCTCGGTTTTCTGGGGCTCTATCTGGTACTAGGGCTGCTCTTTCTATTTCTGATTGGGGAAACCATCCGCCATGGACCGTCAGGACATTCGCGGTCGCCGGAGCAGGCATGA
- the cydB gene encoding cytochrome d ubiquinol oxidase subunit II, with translation MMETFWYCALTLMLAIYVVLDGFDFGLGIIYRFVARTEVDRRTALAAIGPVWNGNEVWLIAAGGLLFFAFPKAYAAGFSGFYLALTIVLWLLIVRGLALELRSHLAHVLWRQFWDAAFAGASTLLAVVFGATLGNLIRGVPLNQDGYFFMALWADFMMGPNPGILNWFTVLIGVTSAATLAFHGANYLAMKTEGQLRGQARRAAWLTGAAAVVLVGLALTAVPFAQPSFRLNYDAHPIGYAFPVIGLVALVAALGLRRRDRDAGAFYATSLMILAMLASTAWGSYPNILITTSEPAYSLTVTNATAGAYGMQVGLWWFLIGFVLIIAYQVIAHRAFWGKVQL, from the coding sequence ATGATGGAAACATTTTGGTACTGCGCCCTCACGTTGATGCTGGCAATCTATGTCGTCCTCGACGGATTCGACTTCGGCCTGGGCATCATCTATCGGTTCGTCGCACGGACTGAAGTGGACCGGCGCACGGCCTTGGCCGCAATCGGACCGGTGTGGAACGGTAATGAAGTGTGGTTGATTGCCGCGGGCGGCTTGCTCTTTTTTGCCTTTCCGAAAGCCTATGCTGCGGGGTTCAGCGGTTTTTACCTGGCCCTCACCATCGTGTTGTGGTTGTTGATCGTCCGTGGGCTTGCGCTCGAACTGCGCTCGCACCTGGCTCATGTCTTGTGGCGACAGTTCTGGGACGCGGCATTTGCCGGAGCCAGTACGTTGCTGGCCGTCGTGTTCGGCGCAACGCTCGGCAATCTCATTCGCGGCGTCCCGCTCAATCAAGACGGCTATTTCTTCATGGCACTCTGGGCCGACTTCATGATGGGACCGAATCCGGGAATTCTCAATTGGTTCACGGTCCTCATCGGAGTCACGAGCGCGGCGACCCTTGCATTCCACGGCGCCAACTATCTGGCGATGAAAACAGAGGGCCAGTTGCGCGGACAAGCCCGCCGCGCGGCCTGGCTGACAGGGGCGGCGGCGGTGGTCCTGGTCGGACTGGCGCTGACGGCAGTTCCCTTTGCGCAGCCCTCTTTCCGTCTCAACTATGATGCTCATCCGATCGGGTACGCCTTCCCCGTCATCGGCTTGGTTGCTCTAGTGGCGGCGCTTGGATTGCGAAGACGCGATCGCGATGCAGGAGCATTCTATGCGACGAGTCTTATGATTCTGGCGATGTTGGCCAGTACGGCCTGGGGGTCTTATCCGAATATCCTGATCACGACGAGCGAGCCGGCATACAGCTTGACCGTCACAAACGCGACTGCAGGCGCCTACGGAATGCAGGTCGGGCTCTGGTGGTTTCTCATCGGCTTCGTTCTGATCATCGCCTATCAGGTCATTGCGCACCGAGCCTTCTGGGGAAAGGTTCAACTATAG